A genomic region of Actinomycetes bacterium contains the following coding sequences:
- a CDS encoding RDD family protein: MRAGVVTPEAVVLDLPTAGVATRAFARALDLVIQAFVAFALLMGIGVIAPLGVSPVLLGLSTMVFVLVIWPIGMEILWRGRSVGKAAFGLWVTGADGSPVRPRQSIVRGLLALIDIYLSLGFLALISAMLSPTSQRLGDMAASTVVVRHRTRGSMTSPIVFYPPAGHEAYVANLDVSRLDEEDFALIREFLLRVGDLSAQVRSTQAHELAEAVRPRIGHTLPAAMAPETFLVCVASAFQWREGGLLRDVARGVAPVMPTNFGPVGGQAPVGRA, encoded by the coding sequence GTGAGAGCGGGTGTGGTCACTCCTGAGGCAGTGGTGCTCGACCTGCCGACAGCCGGCGTGGCCACGAGAGCGTTCGCCCGGGCTCTCGACCTGGTGATCCAGGCGTTTGTGGCCTTCGCCCTGCTCATGGGTATCGGCGTGATCGCGCCCTTGGGTGTGAGCCCCGTCTTGCTCGGATTGTCGACAATGGTGTTCGTGCTGGTGATCTGGCCCATCGGCATGGAGATCCTGTGGCGGGGACGCAGCGTCGGAAAGGCGGCATTCGGGCTGTGGGTCACCGGTGCCGACGGCTCGCCGGTGCGCCCGCGCCAGTCGATCGTGCGTGGGCTGCTGGCCCTCATCGACATCTACCTGTCGCTCGGTTTCCTGGCCCTGATCTCGGCCATGCTGTCACCGACCTCGCAGCGCCTCGGCGACATGGCCGCTTCCACGGTCGTGGTGCGTCACCGCACTCGCGGGTCGATGACCAGCCCGATCGTGTTCTACCCGCCGGCAGGCCACGAGGCCTATGTGGCCAACCTCGACGTGAGCCGACTCGACGAGGAGGACTTCGCTCTGATCCGCGAGTTCCTCCTGCGAGTCGGTGATCTGTCGGCGCAGGTCCGCAGCACCCAGGCCCACGAGCTCGCAGAAGCGGTGAGACCGCGCATAGGGCACACACTGCCGGCGGCAATGGCGCCCGAGACGTTTCTGGTGTGCGTGGCGTCGGCATTCCAGTGGCGCGAGGGCGGGCTGCTGCGCGACGTGGCCCGTGGTGTTGCCCCGGTCATGCCCACCAACTTCGGGCCGGTCGGTGGCCAGGCCCCCGTCGGCAGGGCGTGA